One genomic segment of Oscillatoria salina IIICB1 includes these proteins:
- the sipA gene encoding regulatory protein SipA has translation MSEKEITVGEKVRVVTLPPYLKTAEPMPMLRPPDIIKVGEEGVVLDRRPGGYWGVRFAKGAFLLENQYIEPV, from the coding sequence ATGAGTGAGAAAGAGATTACTGTAGGTGAAAAAGTACGGGTGGTAACTCTACCTCCTTATCTGAAAACGGCGGAACCGATGCCAATGTTACGTCCTCCGGACATAATTAAAGTTGGTGAAGAAGGTGTGGTTCTCGATCGCCGTCCTGGGGGATACTGGGGAGTACGTTTTGCTAAGGGTGCTTTTTTGCTGGAAAATCAGTATATTGAACCTGTATAG
- a CDS encoding PAS domain S-box protein — protein MSLENLGFYSPTLEEICDRSPLQVTPDTPLEEVLDRMYQTIGTQCLVADGKAESKVLSSSYALVIEANKIVGIFTERDLVNIAASEKKLAQLTVSEVMTKHLFTLNKSEYRDVFGVLAILRQHRIRHLPAIDEQGNIFGVITQDRLRECMQPLSLLKLRTVAEVMHAQVICAPATTSVLDLARLMAMHQVSCVVIVENGETLQTNSPQNSPVTNSQSLIPSPQSPVTNSQSLKPIGMITERDIVQFKILGLDLARLPASVVMSAPLFCLNPTDSLAIAHQKMQRRRIRRLVVTGSGGELQGIVTQSSLLRPLDPVNLYDVVEVLQQKVCRLETENWQLLQQKNTDLEQQVQERAAALQQQARRDRLLADISLHIRQSIDINDILNITVTEIREFFAADRVIIYRFSEDWSGIVVSESVAEGAESLMGRVIYDPCFAPNWVEPYKKGRIHPVSDIYTAGMARCHLELLEQLQIRAKLLVPVLTGEELWGLMSVNQCWESRQWQPEEIELLEKVATQVAIAIQQATLFDRVQAELEERSLAETKLRLRAQQQEAIAQLGQIALAQTDLDALMDETAKIIAKTLQVSHCQVLELLPNRAALSLKAGIGWQQNWLGQAIVSVNQRTQAGYTLLQSQPIVVEDLRVENRFGGSPFLHNHGIISGITVVIPGKNNEAYGVLGVHTTTARNFTTDDVNFLQTAANILAIAIERRQAEEELNRFFNISLDMFCIAGIDGYFKRLNPCFESTLGYTETELLTKPFIDFVHPDDVNSTFTELEKLSAGIPSTYFENRYRTKEGNYRWFAWTSHPAVDGKLYSVAHDITQRKEAEAELKKLNEELETRVEQRTRELVKTVAELMQEISEHRRTEEKLRESEERFRNLVETSSDYIWEIDCNGNFTYLSPRVYDILGYHPQKLLGKNFFDLMLPQEAERVEEIFNLQVRARQSIHNLEHTLIHRQGYLIFVETSGTPIFNAQGQYKGYRGVERDITERKQGEAERQKLAALVENSSEFIVMTSVSGQLTYLNRGGRELVGLNEDIALDTKPITDFYSPADLSQIVTKILPKLRQGEADTGEIGLRHFQTGEIIPSLYNVFPIKERNTKQILAFAGIFHNLSERKKFELALQESKQQISDILESITEGYFALDKQWRFIAVNSYLEPILQRPATELIGKNIWSVFPEAIGTKFEAAYLQATEEQKTVAFEEYYPPLKIWFEVRVYPYKDGISVYFRDISDRKKAEEKIKASLREKELLLKEIHHRVKNNLLVVSSLLEWQADYFKNPKIIKMFENSQHRIQTMALIHEKLYRSDDLAQINFGDYLETLVNHIFMSCNPESQSVKIALDLQPINLNIETANPCGLIVNELVANIFKHAFPGDRKGKIWLKLEKNKAREITLIVKDNGVGFPETIDWQNTESLGLQLVCTLTEQIEGKLELERSHGTTFKLTFSELHYERRL, from the coding sequence ATGTCACTCGAAAACCTCGGATTTTACTCACCCACCTTAGAAGAGATTTGCGATCGCTCTCCACTTCAAGTAACTCCCGATACTCCCCTCGAAGAAGTTCTCGATCGAATGTACCAGACTATCGGCACTCAGTGTTTAGTTGCAGATGGTAAGGCTGAAAGTAAAGTACTTTCTAGCAGCTATGCTTTAGTAATCGAAGCTAACAAAATTGTGGGGATTTTTACCGAACGAGATTTAGTAAATATTGCCGCAAGCGAAAAAAAACTTGCTCAGTTAACTGTTTCTGAGGTAATGACGAAGCATTTGTTTACCTTAAACAAAAGTGAATATCGAGACGTTTTCGGGGTTTTAGCAATCTTACGACAGCATCGCATTCGTCACCTGCCAGCGATCGACGAACAGGGAAATATCTTTGGAGTCATTACTCAAGATCGACTGCGCGAGTGTATGCAACCCCTGAGTTTGCTGAAGTTGCGAACTGTCGCTGAGGTGATGCACGCTCAGGTAATTTGCGCACCAGCAACAACTTCGGTGTTAGATTTAGCTCGGTTAATGGCAATGCACCAGGTTAGTTGTGTTGTAATTGTTGAAAATGGAGAGACTTTACAGACAAACTCTCCACAAAACTCACCAGTTACCAATTCCCAGTCCCTAATTCCCAGTCCCCAGTCACCAGTCACCAATTCCCAATCTCTCAAACCGATTGGGATGATTACTGAGCGAGATATTGTCCAATTTAAAATCTTAGGTTTAGATTTAGCACGTTTACCAGCGTCAGTGGTTATGAGTGCGCCACTATTTTGTCTGAATCCCACTGATAGTTTAGCGATCGCTCATCAAAAAATGCAGCGTCGGCGCATCCGGCGTTTAGTCGTAACTGGTTCTGGGGGAGAGTTACAAGGAATAGTTACCCAAAGCAGTTTATTGCGTCCTCTCGATCCAGTTAATTTGTATGATGTGGTCGAAGTTTTGCAGCAAAAAGTTTGTCGTCTGGAAACCGAGAATTGGCAACTCCTACAGCAAAAGAATACTGATTTAGAGCAACAAGTGCAAGAACGGGCGGCAGCGCTACAACAACAAGCTCGACGCGATCGCCTCTTGGCAGATATTTCTTTACACATCCGCCAATCGATCGATATTAATGACATTCTCAACATTACCGTAACCGAGATTAGAGAGTTTTTTGCTGCCGATCGGGTAATTATTTATCGTTTTTCTGAAGATTGGAGTGGAATTGTCGTCTCCGAGTCAGTTGCAGAAGGTGCTGAGTCGTTGATGGGACGAGTTATTTACGATCCTTGCTTTGCTCCCAACTGGGTTGAACCTTATAAAAAAGGTCGCATTCATCCTGTCAGCGACATATATACCGCAGGAATGGCTCGGTGTCACCTCGAACTTTTAGAGCAATTACAAATACGCGCCAAATTGTTAGTTCCCGTACTGACTGGCGAAGAATTGTGGGGTTTAATGAGTGTAAATCAGTGTTGGGAATCCCGACAGTGGCAACCAGAAGAAATCGAATTACTAGAAAAAGTAGCTACTCAAGTAGCGATCGCCATTCAACAAGCGACTTTGTTCGATCGCGTCCAAGCCGAACTTGAAGAACGTTCTTTAGCCGAAACCAAACTCCGCCTTCGCGCTCAACAACAAGAAGCGATCGCCCAACTCGGTCAAATTGCTTTAGCGCAAACAGACCTCGATGCACTCATGGACGAAACGGCTAAAATCATTGCTAAAACTCTGCAAGTCTCACACTGTCAGGTTTTGGAACTACTTCCCAATCGAGCTGCACTGTCTCTCAAAGCTGGTATCGGCTGGCAGCAAAATTGGCTTGGACAAGCGATCGTTAGTGTCAACCAACGCACGCAAGCAGGTTATACTTTACTGCAATCTCAACCGATAGTAGTTGAAGATTTGCGCGTCGAAAATCGCTTCGGCGGTTCCCCTTTTTTACACAACCACGGCATCATTTCCGGCATAACCGTAGTTATTCCCGGCAAAAATAACGAAGCCTATGGTGTTTTGGGAGTGCATACCACCACAGCCAGAAATTTTACTACCGACGACGTTAACTTTTTACAAACAGCAGCAAATATTTTAGCGATCGCCATCGAACGCCGACAAGCAGAAGAAGAGTTAAATCGCTTTTTCAATATTTCTTTAGATATGTTCTGTATTGCTGGTATCGATGGCTATTTTAAGCGCCTTAATCCTTGTTTTGAATCCACTCTTGGCTACACTGAAACCGAACTACTCACCAAACCATTTATTGACTTTGTTCATCCTGATGACGTAAATTCTACTTTCACTGAATTAGAAAAGTTATCCGCAGGTATCCCCAGCACTTATTTTGAAAATCGCTATCGCACTAAAGAAGGTAATTATCGTTGGTTTGCTTGGACATCTCATCCGGCTGTTGATGGCAAACTTTATTCTGTCGCTCATGATATTACCCAACGCAAAGAAGCCGAAGCCGAACTAAAAAAATTAAATGAAGAACTAGAAACCAGAGTCGAACAACGCACCCGAGAATTAGTTAAAACCGTCGCCGAACTCATGCAAGAAATTAGCGAACATCGGCGCACCGAAGAAAAACTACGCGAAAGTGAAGAACGTTTCCGTAACTTAGTAGAAACTAGTAGCGATTATATCTGGGAAATTGACTGCAACGGAAACTTTACTTATCTTAGCCCCAGAGTTTATGATATTTTAGGTTATCACCCCCAAAAATTACTTGGCAAAAACTTTTTTGATTTAATGCTACCCCAGGAAGCAGAGCGAGTCGAAGAAATTTTTAATCTCCAAGTACGAGCAAGACAAAGTATTCACAACTTAGAACATACCCTTATTCATCGCCAAGGTTATCTCATTTTTGTCGAAACTAGCGGTACACCAATTTTTAACGCTCAAGGTCAATATAAAGGTTATCGCGGTGTTGAAAGAGATATTACCGAACGCAAACAAGGAGAAGCCGAACGACAAAAATTAGCTGCTTTAGTCGAAAATAGTAGCGAATTTATTGTCATGACTAGCGTATCTGGACAGCTTACTTATCTCAACCGAGGTGGTAGGGAATTAGTAGGTTTAAATGAAGATATAGCTTTAGACACCAAACCTATTACTGATTTTTATTCACCAGCAGATTTATCTCAAATAGTAACGAAAATTTTGCCCAAATTACGCCAAGGTGAAGCTGATACTGGCGAAATTGGTTTGCGTCACTTTCAAACTGGAGAAATTATCCCCAGTCTCTATAATGTTTTTCCAATTAAAGAACGAAATACTAAGCAAATTTTAGCTTTTGCTGGCATTTTTCATAATCTCAGCGAACGGAAGAAATTTGAATTAGCTTTACAAGAATCCAAGCAACAAATTTCCGATATTTTAGAAAGTATCACCGAAGGTTATTTTGCTTTAGATAAACAATGGCGATTTATTGCTGTTAATTCTTACTTGGAACCAATTTTACAGCGTCCGGCAACAGAATTAATTGGCAAAAATATTTGGTCAGTATTTCCAGAAGCTATCGGAACTAAGTTTGAAGCTGCTTATCTTCAAGCAACTGAAGAACAAAAAACAGTCGCTTTTGAAGAATATTATCCACCCTTAAAAATTTGGTTTGAAGTGAGAGTATATCCCTACAAAGATGGCATCTCAGTTTACTTCCGAGATATTAGCGATCGCAAAAAAGCTGAAGAAAAAATTAAAGCTTCTTTACGGGAAAAAGAATTGTTACTAAAAGAGATTCACCATCGCGTTAAAAATAATTTGCTCGTAGTTTCTAGCTTGCTTGAATGGCAAGCTGATTATTTCAAAAATCCGAAAATTATTAAAATGTTTGAAAATAGTCAGCATCGCATTCAAACAATGGCTTTAATTCATGAAAAATTATACCGCTCTGACGACTTAGCGCAAATTAATTTTGGTGACTATTTAGAAACATTAGTTAATCATATTTTTATGTCTTGTAATCCTGAATCTCAATCAGTTAAAATCGCTCTAGATTTACAACCAATTAATTTAAATATTGAAACAGCTAATCCCTGTGGCTTGATAGTTAATGAATTAGTTGCTAATATATTTAAACACGCATTTCCTGGTGACAGAAAAGGCAAAATTTGGCTAAAATTAGAGAAAAATAAAGCTCGAGAAATAACTCTAATAGTCAAAGATAATGGTGTCGGCTTCCCCGAAACAATCGATTGGCAAAATACAGAATCATTAGGTTTGCAACTAGTTTGTACTTTAACCGAACAAATAGAGGGTAAACTAGAATTAGAGCGAAGTCACGGCACAACATTTAAATTAACATTTTCCGAATTGCACTACGAAAGGAGATTATAA
- a CDS encoding TMEM165/GDT1 family protein: MDWQLLGLAFITVFLAELGDKSQLAAIALSGNSISPRAVFFGSVTALLLTSFLGVILGQTAAEFLPTRIVKAIAALGFALLALRILFFNSEAEETEGCD, from the coding sequence ATGGACTGGCAATTACTCGGACTGGCATTTATAACTGTATTTTTAGCAGAATTAGGAGACAAAAGCCAATTAGCAGCGATCGCGCTTTCTGGTAACTCAATTTCTCCTCGCGCTGTATTTTTCGGCTCAGTAACAGCTTTATTGCTAACTAGCTTCCTGGGAGTTATTTTAGGACAAACAGCCGCCGAGTTTTTACCAACTCGGATTGTAAAAGCGATCGCTGCACTCGGTTTTGCACTTCTCGCACTGCGAATCCTCTTTTTTAACTCGGAAGCAGAAGAAACCGAAGGCTGTGATTAG
- the recJ gene encoding single-stranded-DNA-specific exonuclease RecJ has product MIDRLPAQRWQIAPTAKEKVDLFIQTTGLDPLIARVIVNRGIDTPQEAYTYLDPEVEQLPSPLDDFPDLAKSVELLTEARSFGEKVAICGDYDADGMTSTALLLRAFAHLGIDVDYAIPSRMKDGYGINQRIVEEFAESGVGLILTVDNGISAYEAIARAIELGLTVIITDHHDIPEKLPPADAILNPKLIRPNSPYRSLAGVGVAYILAVTTAQSLGLLKGLTNQLLELFTLGTIADLAPLVGVNRRWLKRGLRILPKSEIRGIQALIQVAGVSESQKALKPDDIGFKLGPRINAVGRIGDPQIAIELLTTTDEGIALERAMQCEQLNHQRQQLCEQIEHEAISAIEQFQQASPQPALYRKTNAPDLITAPTETHFYDYLQARVLVIVQPNWHHGVIGIVASRLVERYGVPVFIGTYEDEEKTHIRGSARGIREFNVFQGLEYCDDLLGKYGGHHAAGGFSLSAANLVAFQQRLSEFAYQCLEREHLKPLVEIDGEANFSQLTPSFYQQIDSLQPWGIANNFPIFWTPNVRVLEQRIVGKNHLKLVLGQDTPHGTRKMSAIAWRWGAYFPLPNRLDIAYKLQENHFQGNTNIELQLVGVRLPANATLPSKKAKFDYQGNSYLCNLVEPENELRIRNSRGEVLAIRQGETVGLRGKTRDDAVQVDISKPIYSNLIQAAIAALDTVTS; this is encoded by the coding sequence ATGATCGATCGATTGCCTGCTCAACGGTGGCAAATAGCACCAACAGCAAAGGAAAAAGTTGATTTATTCATTCAAACTACTGGACTCGATCCTTTAATTGCTCGAGTAATTGTCAATCGCGGTATTGATACTCCCCAAGAAGCTTATACTTATCTTGACCCGGAAGTGGAGCAGTTACCCTCACCACTGGATGATTTCCCCGATTTGGCGAAAAGTGTCGAGTTGCTCACAGAAGCGCGATCTTTTGGGGAAAAAGTGGCGATTTGTGGTGACTATGACGCTGATGGGATGACTAGCACGGCTTTATTGTTACGTGCTTTTGCTCATTTGGGGATAGATGTGGATTATGCGATTCCTAGTCGGATGAAGGATGGCTATGGGATTAATCAGCGTATTGTTGAAGAATTTGCGGAGTCTGGGGTTGGCTTAATTTTAACGGTTGATAATGGCATTTCTGCTTATGAGGCGATCGCGCGGGCGATCGAGTTGGGGTTGACGGTAATTATTACCGATCATCATGATATTCCCGAAAAGTTACCACCCGCCGATGCGATTCTCAATCCGAAGTTAATTCGTCCTAATTCGCCTTATCGCAGTTTGGCTGGAGTTGGGGTTGCTTATATTTTGGCGGTAACTACTGCCCAAAGTCTAGGTTTACTTAAGGGTTTGACGAATCAATTGCTGGAGTTATTTACTTTAGGAACTATTGCCGATCTTGCGCCGTTGGTGGGGGTTAATCGTCGTTGGTTGAAGCGTGGTTTGCGGATCTTACCAAAGTCGGAAATCCGGGGAATTCAAGCTTTGATTCAGGTTGCAGGTGTTAGTGAGTCACAAAAAGCTTTAAAACCCGATGATATTGGTTTCAAACTGGGACCGAGAATTAATGCTGTGGGGAGAATTGGCGATCCTCAAATTGCGATCGAATTGTTGACGACTACTGATGAAGGTATTGCTTTAGAAAGGGCGATGCAATGCGAACAATTAAATCATCAGCGTCAGCAACTTTGCGAACAAATTGAACATGAGGCGATTTCAGCAATTGAGCAATTTCAACAAGCATCTCCTCAGCCTGCACTATATCGCAAAACTAATGCTCCGGATCTAATTACTGCGCCGACTGAAACTCATTTTTATGATTATCTTCAAGCGAGAGTTTTAGTTATTGTCCAACCAAATTGGCATCATGGAGTTATTGGGATTGTTGCTTCTCGTTTGGTGGAACGTTATGGTGTTCCTGTGTTTATCGGAACTTATGAAGATGAGGAAAAAACACACATTCGGGGTTCGGCTAGAGGTATTCGCGAATTTAATGTTTTTCAGGGTTTAGAATATTGTGATGATTTACTAGGTAAATATGGCGGACATCATGCGGCTGGTGGTTTCAGTTTATCTGCGGCTAATTTAGTTGCTTTTCAACAAAGGTTGAGTGAGTTTGCTTATCAATGTTTAGAACGAGAACATCTCAAACCGCTTGTGGAAATTGATGGGGAGGCAAATTTTAGTCAATTAACTCCTAGTTTCTACCAACAAATTGATAGTTTACAACCTTGGGGAATTGCCAATAATTTTCCAATATTTTGGACTCCAAATGTCAGGGTTTTGGAACAGCGTATTGTTGGCAAAAATCACCTCAAACTGGTACTCGGTCAAGATACTCCTCATGGTACTAGAAAAATGAGCGCGATCGCGTGGCGTTGGGGGGCTTATTTTCCTTTACCTAATCGTCTCGATATCGCTTACAAGTTGCAAGAAAATCATTTTCAAGGCAACACGAATATCGAGTTACAATTAGTAGGCGTGCGACTACCTGCAAACGCGACTCTTCCTAGTAAAAAAGCTAAATTCGATTATCAAGGAAATTCTTATCTTTGTAACCTTGTCGAACCCGAAAATGAACTCAGAATTAGAAATTCTCGTGGTGAAGTTCTCGCTATTCGTCAAGGGGAAACTGTGGGTTTGCGCGGAAAAACCAGAGATGATGCTGTCCAAGTTGACATTAGCAAACCTATCTACTCTAACTTAATTCAAGCCGCGATCGCAGCCCTGGATACAGTTACCAGTTAG
- the psb30 gene encoding photosystem II reaction center protein Ycf12/Psb30, protein MDFITSALTSVNWEVIFQLLFVALIMLSGPVVIFLLAARGGDL, encoded by the coding sequence ATGGATTTTATTACGAGTGCTTTAACAAGCGTTAACTGGGAAGTAATTTTTCAATTGCTGTTCGTTGCTTTAATTATGCTCTCAGGACCAGTAGTAATTTTTCTACTGGCTGCTCGCGGCGGCGATCTTTAA
- a CDS encoding TMEM165/GDT1 family protein — translation MTYTEPVEKELSQTNQSENLPTAKLESCTLEAIAQKEKIVKNKKMGFWGAFSSTFVTIFLAEMGDKTQLATLLMTAESHSPWIVFAGAATALIATSLLGVMLGCWLAKRLPAGIQDKVVGMLLLSVSAWLLWDVIQG, via the coding sequence GTGACCTATACAGAGCCAGTTGAAAAAGAGCTTTCTCAAACTAACCAGTCCGAAAATTTGCCGACAGCAAAACTCGAATCGTGCACTTTAGAAGCTATAGCACAAAAAGAGAAAATTGTCAAGAATAAAAAAATGGGCTTTTGGGGCGCATTTAGTTCGACATTTGTTACCATCTTTTTAGCCGAAATGGGAGATAAAACCCAGCTAGCAACGCTTTTGATGACGGCGGAATCTCATTCACCTTGGATTGTCTTTGCAGGTGCAGCTACAGCTTTAATTGCTACCAGTTTATTAGGAGTGATGTTGGGCTGTTGGTTAGCAAAAAGACTACCTGCGGGAATTCAAGACAAGGTAGTAGGAATGCTGTTATTATCAGTTTCAGCCTGGTTGTTGTGGGATGTAATCCAAGGTTAA
- a CDS encoding SDR family oxidoreductase, translating to MQRLKNQVALVTGASSGIGIAVAKALAAEGAQVVVNYRSSKSEALQVVEEIEAEGGVAIALQADVSDENAVQQMFAEMFAAFGTIDILVNNAGMQKDANLVDMSLADWQKVINVNLGGTFICAREAAKEFIRRGVISERSCAAGKIIFMSSVHDIIPWAGHSNYAASKGGMKLFMQSIAQELAQYKIRVNSIAPGAIKTPINREAWETAEAREKLLKLIPYGRIGVPEDIGKAAVWLASDDSDYVHGETLYIDGGMTLYPGFATGEG from the coding sequence ATGCAACGTCTCAAAAATCAAGTAGCTTTGGTTACAGGTGCAAGTTCGGGAATTGGTATTGCCGTAGCTAAGGCTTTGGCTGCTGAAGGGGCACAGGTTGTGGTAAACTATCGTAGCTCGAAGTCAGAAGCTTTGCAAGTTGTGGAAGAGATCGAGGCTGAGGGTGGAGTTGCGATCGCGCTTCAAGCTGATGTTAGTGATGAAAATGCTGTTCAGCAAATGTTTGCGGAAATGTTCGCGGCGTTTGGTACGATTGACATTTTGGTGAATAATGCAGGTATGCAAAAAGATGCTAATCTCGTCGATATGTCGTTGGCTGATTGGCAAAAAGTGATTAATGTTAATTTAGGCGGTACTTTTATTTGTGCTAGGGAAGCAGCGAAAGAATTTATTCGTCGCGGGGTGATTTCGGAACGTTCTTGTGCTGCTGGGAAAATTATTTTTATGAGTTCGGTACATGATATAATTCCTTGGGCTGGTCATAGTAATTATGCTGCTTCTAAAGGTGGAATGAAGCTTTTTATGCAGAGTATTGCTCAAGAACTTGCTCAGTATAAAATTCGCGTTAATAGTATCGCCCCAGGTGCAATTAAAACGCCAATTAATCGCGAAGCTTGGGAGACAGCCGAGGCAAGAGAAAAGTTGTTGAAATTGATTCCTTATGGGCGGATTGGTGTACCCGAAGATATTGGCAAAGCTGCGGTTTGGTTGGCTTCTGATGATAGCGATTATGTTCACGGTGAAACTTTATATATTGATGGGGGAATGACTCTTTATCCTGGTTTTGCTACTGGTGAAGGTTAG
- a CDS encoding YkgJ family cysteine cluster protein, whose translation MSTWRCVQNCGACCHLDPSERPDLEDYLSSEELKQYLTMVGEDGWCVNFDHHTRKCRIYEERPRFCRVQPETFQQMYQVSPEEFNDFAIDCCQQQIAGVWGFNSAEMFRYNRDLPG comes from the coding sequence ATGTCAACTTGGCGTTGCGTGCAAAATTGTGGAGCCTGCTGTCATCTCGATCCCAGCGAGCGACCAGACTTAGAAGATTATCTCTCATCCGAGGAACTAAAGCAATATTTAACGATGGTGGGAGAAGATGGTTGGTGCGTGAATTTCGACCATCATACCCGCAAATGTCGCATTTACGAAGAACGTCCTCGCTTTTGTCGGGTTCAACCAGAGACATTTCAGCAGATGTATCAAGTCTCTCCAGAAGAGTTTAACGATTTTGCTATTGACTGCTGTCAGCAGCAAATAGCGGGAGTGTGGGGATTTAATTCTGCGGAAATGTTTCGCTATAATCGGGATCTCCCAGGTTGA
- a CDS encoding hybrid sensor histidine kinase/response regulator yields the protein MNEVKILIVEDELLIAKSLSRKLQALGYTVVSVVSSGLAALQKTIELNPDLILMDIAIKGNYDGIETANMIRESHNIPIVYLTAYADDDTLARAEKSGSYGYILKPFKERELHATIKIALKKHEEQLKIAEILAASQASNEEKKRYISIVSHDLSNPLTAIQISTEILQNYDRQLDEEKKKKQIERIQVAVSNMSELLGDILTLSRAESGKLMLNPIPLNIALYCQNLLAEFSIIATEKHSLKFSDRGECRLVYLDEKLLRHILNNLLSNAIKYSPQGGKISLNLVCKTEQVILQVTDEGIGIPSDYQNKIFQQFERAKNVGKIKGTGLGLSIVKQAVELHQGTIFVESKEGVGTRFTVTLPTHSPRQ from the coding sequence GTGAATGAAGTTAAGATTTTAATTGTTGAAGATGAGCTATTAATAGCCAAAAGTTTGTCACGAAAATTACAAGCTTTGGGATATACAGTAGTAAGTGTTGTTTCTTCGGGATTAGCAGCTCTACAAAAAACCATTGAACTTAACCCTGACTTGATTTTAATGGATATTGCAATCAAAGGAAACTACGATGGTATCGAAACAGCAAATATGATTCGTGAAAGTCATAATATTCCGATTGTTTATTTAACAGCTTATGCCGATGACGACACTTTAGCAAGAGCTGAAAAATCTGGTTCTTATGGTTATATTCTTAAACCTTTTAAAGAAAGAGAGTTACACGCAACAATTAAAATTGCCTTAAAAAAACACGAGGAACAACTAAAAATTGCCGAAATTCTCGCAGCATCTCAAGCTAGCAATGAAGAAAAAAAGCGTTATATTTCAATTGTATCTCACGACCTAAGTAATCCCCTAACTGCAATCCAAATCTCTACAGAAATCTTGCAAAATTACGATCGGCAATTAGACGAAGAAAAAAAGAAAAAGCAGATCGAAAGAATTCAAGTAGCAGTTAGCAACATGAGCGAGTTATTGGGCGATATTTTAACCTTGAGTCGTGCTGAATCAGGTAAACTAATGTTAAATCCTATACCGCTAAATATTGCTCTGTACTGCCAAAACTTATTAGCAGAATTTAGCATAATTGCTACAGAAAAGCATAGTTTAAAATTTAGCGATCGCGGAGAATGCCGCCTAGTTTATTTAGATGAAAAACTCCTGCGTCACATTCTCAACAACTTACTTTCCAATGCGATTAAATATTCTCCCCAAGGCGGTAAAATTAGCCTCAATCTAGTTTGCAAAACAGAACAAGTTATCTTGCAAGTAACCGATGAAGGAATTGGTATTCCCTCAGATTATCAAAACAAAATTTTCCAACAATTTGAACGAGCAAAGAACGTAGGCAAAATTAAAGGAACTGGCTTAGGTTTATCAATTGTCAAGCAAGCAGTCGAACTCCATCAAGGTACAATTTTTGTAGAAAGCAAAGAAGGAGTAGGTACTAGATTCACCGTCACTCTACCTACACATTCTCCTCGTCAATAA
- a CDS encoding SMP-30/gluconolactonase/LRE family protein: MKPEIIADYQCHNAEVPLWHKREKCLYWTDIPRGRMYRYHPGTKKSEQIYEGSPVGGYTIQDDGALLLLKAGGKILRWDDGKMTLIAEIPDESESRFNDAIADPQGRVFCGTMPTPERLGRLYRLNTDATLTSVLDGIGCSNGMGFTPNRQQMYYTDSTVGQIYLFDYDAASGNLSNQRVHLTIPKKEGLPDGLTVDAEGFLWSARWNGGHLFRYNTLGEEVLRVPFPAKKVTSLTFGGEDYTDMFITTAGGDNRAEEGAGAGAIFHLNLGIQGVPEFSSRIGF, from the coding sequence ATGAAACCGGAAATTATTGCCGATTATCAATGTCATAATGCAGAAGTTCCTCTTTGGCACAAGAGGGAAAAATGCTTATACTGGACGGATATTCCTAGGGGACGAATGTATCGCTATCATCCGGGGACAAAGAAAAGCGAACAAATTTATGAAGGTAGTCCAGTTGGGGGTTATACTATTCAAGATGACGGAGCTTTGCTATTGTTAAAAGCTGGTGGTAAGATTCTGCGCTGGGATGATGGGAAAATGACTTTAATTGCAGAAATTCCCGACGAAAGTGAATCTCGCTTCAATGACGCGATCGCCGATCCTCAAGGACGAGTTTTTTGCGGTACAATGCCTACACCCGAACGTCTGGGTAGACTTTATCGCCTTAATACTGATGCTACTCTGACAAGTGTTCTTGATGGGATTGGTTGCTCGAATGGGATGGGTTTTACTCCTAACCGCCAGCAAATGTATTATACCGATTCTACCGTAGGACAAATTTATCTGTTTGACTACGATGCTGCTAGTGGGAATCTCAGTAATCAACGAGTTCATCTTACCATTCCTAAAAAGGAAGGCTTACCTGATGGTTTAACTGTCGATGCAGAAGGTTTTCTTTGGTCGGCTCGTTGGAATGGAGGACATCTTTTCCGTTATAATACTCTTGGTGAAGAAGTTTTGCGCGTTCCTTTTCCGGCGAAAAAAGTTACTAGCCTTACTTTTGGTGGTGAAGATTATACAGATATGTTTATTACTACGGCTGGTGGCGATAATCGCGCTGAAGAAGGTGCGGGTGCTGGTGCTATTTTTCACCTCAATTTAGGTATTCAAGGTGTACCTGAATTTTCCTCTCGTATCGGTTTTTAA